The following proteins are co-located in the Leucoraja erinacea ecotype New England chromosome 4, Leri_hhj_1, whole genome shotgun sequence genome:
- the seh1l gene encoding nucleoporin SEH1 isoform X2, whose product MFVARSIAADHKDLIHDVSFDFHGRRMATCSSDQSVKVWDKGESEEWHCTASWKTHSGSVWRVTWAHPEFGQVLASCSFDRTAAVWEEIVGESNDKLRGQSHWVKRTTLVDSRTSVTDVKFAPKHMGLVLATCSADGVVRIYEAPDVMNLSQWSLQHEISCKLSCSCISWNPSSSRSHPPMIAVGSDDNITNIGGKVQIYEYNENTRKYAKAETLVTVTDPVHDIAFAPNLGRSFHILAVANKDVRIFTLKPLRKEMSSSGGPAKFEIQTVAQFDNHNSQVWRVSWNITGTVLASSGDDGCVRLWKANYMDTWKCTGVLKGDGSPVNSALNPQSMGLLNPSSVLSPSSSQNPFNGPSGGGRSFFPTPDHARAGSRWSSYALLPPLPLPPTAEQSCDADTTHLQYRNSQNRYSNRSLNSLLENEELQ is encoded by the exons ATGTTCGTGGCTCGGAGCATCGCGGCCGACCACAAGGACCTGATCCACGATGTCTCTTTCGATTTCCACGGTCGACGGATGGCTACCTGCTCCAGCGACCAGAGCGTGAAG GTGTGGGACAAAGGTGAAAGTGAAGAATGGCACTGCACAGCCAGCTGGAAG ACGCACAGTGGGTCAGTGTGGCGGGTGACATGGGCCCACCCTGAGTTTGGACAGGTGCTGGCCTCCTGCTCATTCGATCGGACTGCTGCCGTATGGGAGGAGATAGTGGGCGAGTCTAACGACAAACTGCGGGGTCAAAGTCACTGG GTGAAGCGGACTACACTGGTGGACAGCAGGACTTCAGTGACGGATGTGAAATTTGCCCCCAAACACATGGGCCTGGTTCTTGCCACCTGTTCCGCAGATGGCGTTGTGCGGATATACGAGGCCCCAGACGTCATGAACCTCAGTCAGTGGTCCCTGCAGCATGAGATCTCCTGCAAATTGAGCTGCAGCTGTATTTCCTGGAACCCCTCCAG TTCCCGTTCTCATCCTCCAATGATAGCAGTGGGCAGTGATGACAACATCACAAACATAGGTGGCAAGGTTCAAATTTATGAATACAATGAGAATACCAG GAAATATGCAAAAGCTGAAACCTTAGTTACAGTCACCGATCCTGTGCATGACATTGcttttgctccaaacctcggaAGGTCATTCCATATTCTTGCAgtagcaaataaagatgttcgaATTTTCACACTAAAACCATTAAG AAAAGAAATGAGCAGTTCTGGGGGCCCGGCAAAATTTGAAATTCAAACTGTGGCGCAGTTCGATAATCATAATTCACAGGTGTGGCGTGTAAGCTGGAATATCACTGGTACAGTCTTGGCATCCTCTGGAGATGATGGATGTGTCAGATTatggaaag CTAACTACATGGATACTTGGAAATGTACTGGCGTATTGAAAGGAGATGGAAGTCCTGTAAATAGTGCCTTAAACCCACAGTCAATGGGACTACTTAATCCTTCTTCAGTATTAAGCCCTTCATCCTCACAGAATCCATTTAATGGACCGTCTGGCGGAGGGAG GTCTTTCTTTCCCACTCCGGACCATGCTCGGGCCGGATCGAGATGGTCCAGTTATGCCCtgcttcctcctcttcctcttcctcctacGGCAGAACAATCTTGTGATGCTGACACAACCCACCTACAATATCGTAACTCTCA
- the seh1l gene encoding nucleoporin SEH1 isoform X1, producing the protein MFVARSIAADHKDLIHDVSFDFHGRRMATCSSDQSVKVWDKGESEEWHCTASWKTHSGSVWRVTWAHPEFGQVLASCSFDRTAAVWEEIVGESNDKLRGQSHWVKRTTLVDSRTSVTDVKFAPKHMGLVLATCSADGVVRIYEAPDVMNLSQWSLQHEISCKLSCSCISWNPSSSRSHPPMIAVGSDDNITNIGGKVQIYEYNENTRKYAKAETLVTVTDPVHDIAFAPNLGRSFHILAVANKDVRIFTLKPLRKEMSSSGGPAKFEIQTVAQFDNHNSQVWRVSWNITGTVLASSGDDGCVRLWKANYMDTWKCTGVLKGDGSPVNSALNPQSMGLLNPSSVLSPSSSQNPFNGPSGGGRKL; encoded by the exons ATGTTCGTGGCTCGGAGCATCGCGGCCGACCACAAGGACCTGATCCACGATGTCTCTTTCGATTTCCACGGTCGACGGATGGCTACCTGCTCCAGCGACCAGAGCGTGAAG GTGTGGGACAAAGGTGAAAGTGAAGAATGGCACTGCACAGCCAGCTGGAAG ACGCACAGTGGGTCAGTGTGGCGGGTGACATGGGCCCACCCTGAGTTTGGACAGGTGCTGGCCTCCTGCTCATTCGATCGGACTGCTGCCGTATGGGAGGAGATAGTGGGCGAGTCTAACGACAAACTGCGGGGTCAAAGTCACTGG GTGAAGCGGACTACACTGGTGGACAGCAGGACTTCAGTGACGGATGTGAAATTTGCCCCCAAACACATGGGCCTGGTTCTTGCCACCTGTTCCGCAGATGGCGTTGTGCGGATATACGAGGCCCCAGACGTCATGAACCTCAGTCAGTGGTCCCTGCAGCATGAGATCTCCTGCAAATTGAGCTGCAGCTGTATTTCCTGGAACCCCTCCAG TTCCCGTTCTCATCCTCCAATGATAGCAGTGGGCAGTGATGACAACATCACAAACATAGGTGGCAAGGTTCAAATTTATGAATACAATGAGAATACCAG GAAATATGCAAAAGCTGAAACCTTAGTTACAGTCACCGATCCTGTGCATGACATTGcttttgctccaaacctcggaAGGTCATTCCATATTCTTGCAgtagcaaataaagatgttcgaATTTTCACACTAAAACCATTAAG AAAAGAAATGAGCAGTTCTGGGGGCCCGGCAAAATTTGAAATTCAAACTGTGGCGCAGTTCGATAATCATAATTCACAGGTGTGGCGTGTAAGCTGGAATATCACTGGTACAGTCTTGGCATCCTCTGGAGATGATGGATGTGTCAGATTatggaaag CTAACTACATGGATACTTGGAAATGTACTGGCGTATTGAAAGGAGATGGAAGTCCTGTAAATAGTGCCTTAAACCCACAGTCAATGGGACTACTTAATCCTTCTTCAGTATTAAGCCCTTCATCCTCACAGAATCCATTTAATGGACCGTCTGGCGGAGGGAG gaAACTCTGA